TGGAGGTGAGCTGAGCCCCCCCTGCCCCACGTGGGGTCACTCCTGGGGGGCAGGAGGCTCCCaatgctccctgtccctccacAGGGGTTCGTGGCTGCCGTGTCCCCCTTCAACTTCACGGCCATCGGGGGGAACCTGGCGGGGGCTCCGGCGCTGATGGTGAgtcctggggggacagggggacaaggggacaggacagggggacaggggcacaggacagggggacagggcagTCCAGGGAGAGGTTGGGACAGAAATCCCAGCCCTCAGgttcagctgggctgggctggggtgggcagggagggagctgagcctccctggggctgttccacagacacacctggggccTCTCGGACCCCTTGACCCAATCAGCAGTTAGACTTTAATTAAAACATCCCAGTGTCTGCATTTTCTGTGTGATGGGAGAAGTGCTGGAAAAGCTCAAACTGCCCAAACCTGGCCTTGTGAGGTTTTTGTTCTGAAGCAAGgtgtgctttccttcccaggctgggtttgggatctgggaatAAACACAGCAGAGGTTTGATTTCCTACCTGGGATCTGGGAATAAACACAGCAGAGGTTTGATTTCCTACCTGGAATCCAGGAATAAACACAGCAGAGGTTTGATTTCCTACCTGGAATCTGGGAATAAACACAGCAGAGGTTTGATTTCCTACCTGGGATCCAGGAATAAACACAGCAGAAGTTTGATTTCCTACCTGGAATCTGGGAATAAACACAGCAGAGGTTTGATTTCCTACCTGGGCTCCAGGTGCTGTCAGGACATGAAAGTGTAACCAGTTTGTAGCTGCTCACATTCCTCTGGGATGACACTTCTTGGGTGCAGTGGTTGTGTTAGGGCCAAGGAAGACAAGGGCAGGCCCAGGAGctgtgaaaaaatataaaaaaaaattcaaaatattggTAAAAAGCATTTCTGCACATTCCTGTTtgtgtcccagcccatggagcaCAGGAGCCTCTGTGACAGTAATAACCTGGTGAATTGGGGCCaggaataattaatttattgttgcactaggaaagaaaagaaaaactcaaCAAATTGTCCTTGTCTTTGCTAATTAGGCTCAGATTTCCTGCTGGCCCCAAAGAGGCTGGAGAACACGGAGCTTTTATTTGGGAAGATCACATTTAAGTGAGAGTGGAGCATTTGTGTAGGGGGAGAGGGCAAAGTCACCATGGGAGGATTCCTGGGGAGAAATCTCCCTTCTTCCCACCCCAGGATCCGAGGGAGACACCCCTTGGCTTTGGGAAATCTGGCGATGAGCTCCTCCCAGAGCggctgagccctgctgggaCGGCACAAACAGCTCGGTGTGACAATCTGGGACATCCCGTGGCTCACCCTGCTCGGGGTGACAATGAGTTCCCAGCAGGGTGAGGcagcagaaggcagcaggaCATGGAAAAGCTCAGCAGCAGGGGGCACCTGGAATTACAGTTTGCTTTGTAGGGGGATGTTAATTAGAGCCTGAGTGTTTCCATCATCACAGGGGGATTAGACGCTGGAGAGATCCATGCAGGCAGTCCTGGGGATGGGATTTCCTCGGGATCAGAGCGGTCCAGgatgctgggaatgctgtggctgGGATTTCCCAGCTGCCTGCGGGTTTCTGCAGGGTGTGGATTATTCCTCTGGGTGTTTGCTGTGGATTATTATTCCTCTGAATGTTTGGTGTGGTTTATTCCTCTGAATGTTTGCTGTGGATTGTGGATTATTCCTCTGAATGTTTGCTGTGGATTGTGGTTTATTCCTCTGGATGTTTGCTGTGGATTATTCCTCTGGAAGTTTGGTGTGGATTATTCCTCTGGAAGTTTGGAGGGGAAGGATTGGAGAGGCCCAGGAAGGATTGGAGGGCCCCAGGAAGGATTGGAGTGATCCAGGAAGGATTGGAGGGGCCCAGGAAGGATTGGAGTGATCCAGGAAGGATTGGAGGGATCCAGGAAGGATTGGAGGGGTCCAGGAAGGATTGGAGAGGCCCAGGAAGGATTGGAGTGATCCAGGAAGGATTGGAGTGATCCAGGAAGGATTGGAGTGATCCAGGAGGGATTGGAGGGATCCAGGAAGGATTGGAAGGGCCCAGGAAGGATTGGAGTGATCCAGGAAGGATTGGAGGGGCCCAGGAAGGATTGGAAGGGTCCAGGAAGGATTGGAGGGGTCCAGGAAGGATTGGAGGGGTCCAGGAAGGATTGGAGTGATCCAGGAAGGATTGGAGGGGTCCAGGAAGGATTGGAGTGATCCAGGAAGGATTGGAAGGGTCCTGGAAGGATTGGAGTGATCCAGGAAGGATTGGAGTGATCCAGGAAGGATTGGAGGGGTCCAGGAAGGATTGGAAGGGTCCAGGAAGGATTGGAGTGATCCAGGAAGGATTGGAGTGATCCAGGAAGGATTGGAGTGATCCAGGAAGGATTGGAAGGGTCCAGGAAGGATTGGAAGGGTCCAGGAAGGATTGGAAGGGTCCAGGAAGGATTGGAAGGGTCCAGGAAGGATTGGAGGACCCCAGGAAGGATTGGAGTGATCCAGGAAGGATTGGAGGGGCCCAGGAAGGATTGGAGTGATCCAGGAAGGATTGGAGTGATCCAGGAAGGATTGGAAGGGTCCAGGAAGGATTGGAAGGGTCCAGGAAGGATTGGAGTGATCCAGGAAGGATTGGAGTGATCCAGGAAGGATTGGAAGGGTCCAGGAAGGATTGGAGGGGCCCAGGAAGGATTGGAGTGATCCAGGAAGGATTGGAGGGGTCCAGGAAGGATTGGAGTGATCCAGGAAGGATTGGAGGGATCCAGGAAGGATTGGAGTGATCCAGGAAGGATTGGAAGGGTCCAGGAAGGATTGGAAGGGTCCTGGAAGGATTGGAGTGATCCAGGAAGGATTGGAGTGATCCAGGAAGGATTGGAAGGGTCCAGGAAGGATTGGAGGGGCCCAGGAAGGATTGGAGTGATCCAGGAAGGATTGGAGTGATCCAGGAAGGATTGGAAGGGTCCAGGAAGGATTGGAGTGATCCAGGAAGGATTGGAGTGGCCCAGGAAGGATTGGAGAGGCCCAGGAAGGATTGGAGAGGCCCAGGAAGGAGCAGTGCCCAGGAGGGAGCTTTTCCTGCACAACAAAAGgattttctcctggaaaaaacAAGAGTTTTCTCCTGGAAATCAGGAGACAAGAGTCCAAACTCCCCGTGCAgccctccccagggctgtgaccccgtgcagcacaggccaggccgtgtgacagggacaccggggggtCACAGGgaggtggtggcactgggccAAAGGGGTGGAGTGTCACCAGCAGAGctctccagcccctgctgctgctcattaATCCGGGCACGAGGTTTGGTTTCACAAACACCTGCTGGGCCAAGCTCctcctggggaagggagggtgtggaaggctggcacagcctctCTGCTGAGAGAAAAGGGGGGATTTGTGCCCCCTTTTCTCTCAGGGTGAAGGTggggtgtggctttttttccccccaagctGGAAAAGAAACTCCAGATCATTTTAATAAGGAGGTGATACAGGAGCAGATCTTTGTTTGGAGGCAGGGGCAGTCGTGGAGAGGCGCCCACAAAATTCACACGGGGTGAACACATCTTCATGGGTTAAAAAAATCAGCATAATTGATCAAAAATGCTAATTAGGAGGACAAGCAGTGATGCTCAAGCCCTGGCTGTGTTCTGTCCATGAAATTCATCTCCCAGAAGTTGTTCTTGGCTCTCAGGAAGAGCCAAGACAGCGCTGGGGCCGCGTTCCCCCCAGGgcttggagctctggaatttttgcctttccatggaaaaaaaaaccagccacTAACACAACAGGCTCCAAACAGATATTCAGAGGACACAGGGGAGcacagaaaagaacaaaaggCTGTGAATGCCCTCTCTGGCCCggttttccagggaattctcCTCCTCCCAGGGGAACGTGGTGCTGTGGAAGCCCAGTGACACCGCCCTGCTCTCCAGCTACGCCGTCTACAAGATCCTGCTGGAGGCTGGGCTGCCCCCAAACGTGGTGCAGTTCGTGCCCTCGGATGGCCCCGAGTTTGGGGACACTGTCACCAGCTCTGAGCACTTCTGTGGCCTCAACTTCACCGGCAGCGTGCCGTaggtttggggacaggggacagggagggctgggggctccTCTGGTGCCAGCTGGGGACGCCAGGCTGGCCTTGGGAAGGGCCTTGGTGGCAGGGTTAGATCAAAACTGGGGTTAAACTGGTGACAAGAAGTGTCTGAGCCGGGTTTTGGTGCTGGCAGGGAATGGTTTTAGTTCTGTGGCTGAGCTTGGGGTACAGGAGCGGCCAGAGTGGCAGTGACActtccagagctgctctgaggctgctccagctgggcttTCCCCTCCAGGTGAGTTTTTCCCCAGGTGGGTTTGCTCTCCAGGTGAGTTTTCCCCTCCAGGTGAGTTTTCCCCTCCAGGTGAGTTTTCCCCTCCAGGTGAGTTTTCCCCCAGGTGGGTTTTCTCTCCAGGTGGGCTTTCCCCTCCAGGTGAGTTTTTCCTCAGGTGGATTTGCTCCCAAGGTGGGTTTTCCACCCCAGATAGGTTTTCTCTCCAGGTAGGTTTCCCCCCATGTAGGTTTTCCCCTCCAAGTGGGTTTTCCCTCAGGTAGATTTTCCTCCAGGTGGGTTTTCCCCCAGGTAGGTTTCCCCTCCAGGTGAGTTTTCCCCCAGGTAGGTTTCCCCTCCAGGTAGGTTTCCCCCCAGGTGGATTTTCCCCCCAGGTGGGTTTCCCTTCCAGGTAGATTTTCCCCCCAGGTAGATTTTCCCCCCAGGTAGATTTTCCCCCCAGGTGGGTTTTCTGTCCAGGTAGATTTTCCCCCCAGCTGGATTTTCCCCCCAGGTGTTTTCCCCCCATGGGTTTGCTCCCCTGTgctctggctgtgtcccctggggTGTCAGAGGTGCTGAGGggtccctgcaggagctgccagaccccgggacccctccccagggccGGGCCACGCTCGGCTGAGCTCGGGCTGGGCAGGTGGGAGCTCAGAGCTCCGTGTTTGTGCCTCCTGCTGCGAGgccatttccatttttattgttttccagACGGGTTTGTCACAGTAAGGCctgaggggaaggggggaaaggggaggaaCAGAAACTTCTGGATGCTCACCCCCTGCTCCTGCAACAGTTCATTTTTAAAgccaaggagctgctgtggggagccTTTGTTTGATACCTGTGCTCTCAGTCCCACTTCCCTGTGCAGGACATCCCGTTTGTGGGAGGGATTTCCATCAGGACATCCCATTTTTGGAGGGATTCCCATCAGGACATCTCATTTTTGGGAGGGATTTCCATCAGAGCATCCCATTTTTGGGCAGGTTTCCCATCAGGGCATCCCAGTTTTGGGAGGGTTTCCCATCAGGACATCCCATTTTTGGGAGGGTTTCCCATCAGGACATCCCAGTTTTGGGCAGGATTCCCGTCAGGACATCCCATTTTTTGGAGTGATTCCCATCAGGACATCTCATTTTTGGAGGGATTCCCATCAGGGCATCCCATTTTTGGGCAGGTTTCCCATCAGAACATCCCATTTTTTGAGGGTTTCCCATCAGGGCATCCAATTTTTGGAGGGATTCCCATCAGGACATCTCATTTTTGGGCAGGATTCCCATCAGAACATCCCATTTTTGGAGGGATTCCCATCAGGGCATCCCATTTTTGGGAGGGATTTCCATCAGAGCATCCCATTTTTGGAGGGATTCCCATCAGGACATCTCATTTTTGGGAGGGATTTCCATCAGAGCATCCCATTTTTGGGCATGTTTCCCATCAGGGCATCCTTTTTTGGGAGGGATTCCCATCAGGACATCCCAGTTTTGGGCAGGTTTCCCATCAGAGCATCCCATTTTTGGAGGGATTCCCATCAGGACATCTCATTTTTGGGAGGATTCCCATCAGGGTatccttttttggggggattccCATTAGAGTATCCAATTTCTGAGGGGTTTCCGGTCAAAGCATCCCATTTTTTGGAGTGTTTCCCATCAAAGCATCCCATTTTTGGAGTGTTTCCCATC
The Poecile atricapillus isolate bPoeAtr1 chromosome 22, bPoeAtr1.hap1, whole genome shotgun sequence genome window above contains:
- the LOC131587304 gene encoding uncharacterized protein LOC131587304; translation: MGLLPCALAVSPGVSEVLRGPCRSCQTPGPLPRAGPRSAELGLGRWELRAPCLCLLLRGHFHFYCFPDGFVTVRPEGKGGKGRNRNFWMLTPCSCNSSFLKPRSCCGEPLFDTCALSPTSLCRTSRLWEGFPSGHPIFGGIPIRTSHFWEGFPSEHPIFGQVSHQGIPVLGGFPIRTSHFWEGFPSGHPSFGQDSRQDIPFFGVIPIRTSHFWRDSHQGIPFLGRFPIRTSHFLRVSHQGIQFLEGFPSGHLIFGQDSHQNIPFLEGFPSGHPIFGRDFHQSIPFLEGFPSGHLIFGRDFHQSIPFLGMFPIRASFFGRDSHQDIPVLGRFPIRASHFWRDSHQDISFLGGFPSGYPFLGGFPLEYPISEGFPVKASHFLECFPSKHPIFGVFPIRASHFLEDFPSGPITSLCAEPGVP